The following coding sequences lie in one Methanofollis sp. genomic window:
- the thsA gene encoding thermosome subunit alpha has translation MSQQMGGQPILILKEGSSRTRGRDAQSINIAAAKAVAGAVRTTLGPKGMDKMLVDTIGDVVITNDGVTILKEMDIEHPAAKMMVEVAKTQDDEVGDGTTTAVVVAGELLKRAEDLLEQDVHPTVIAHGYRMAAEKAIEIVRELAIDVKPGDSEILMKIAGTAMTGKGAEAAKDKLCDLVVRAVTMVADEDGTIDLDYVKVEKKVGGSIEDSKIVEGVLIDKERVHPAMPKKVEDAKILLLNAAVEFKKTEVDAEINITSPDQLQMFLDEEERMIRNIVDKIVASGANVLFCQKGIDDIAQHYLAKAGVFAARRVKKSDMEKLSRATGANLVSSIDAITPDELGFAGIVEERKVSGEDMTFVEQCKNPKAVSIIIKGGTEHVVDELDRAMEDALRVVEVALSDKKFVAGGGSPEVELSLRLREYAATVGGRAQLAIEAFASALEIIPRTLAENAGLDPIDILVELRAAHEKGQKTAGLDVYSGKAGDMLALGVVEPLRVKTQALNSAAEAAIMILRIDDVIASSKSAGPSPEEMAAMGGGMGGMGGMPPM, from the coding sequence ATGTCGCAGCAGATGGGAGGACAACCAATCCTTATTCTTAAAGAGGGAAGTTCCCGCACCCGCGGGAGGGACGCGCAGAGTATCAACATCGCCGCAGCCAAGGCCGTTGCCGGCGCCGTCCGAACAACTCTTGGTCCGAAGGGCATGGATAAGATGCTCGTCGACACTATCGGCGATGTCGTCATCACGAACGATGGCGTGACTATCCTCAAGGAGATGGACATCGAGCACCCGGCCGCCAAGATGATGGTCGAGGTCGCGAAGACCCAGGACGACGAGGTCGGCGACGGTACCACCACCGCAGTCGTCGTGGCCGGCGAACTTCTCAAGCGCGCCGAGGACCTCCTCGAGCAGGACGTCCACCCGACGGTCATTGCCCACGGTTACCGGATGGCAGCCGAGAAGGCGATCGAGATCGTCAGAGAACTTGCCATCGATGTCAAGCCCGGCGACTCCGAGATCCTGATGAAGATCGCGGGAACCGCCATGACGGGCAAGGGTGCAGAGGCCGCAAAGGACAAGCTCTGTGACCTCGTCGTCAGGGCCGTCACCATGGTCGCCGACGAAGACGGCACCATCGACCTCGACTACGTGAAGGTCGAGAAGAAGGTCGGCGGTTCTATCGAGGACTCCAAGATCGTCGAGGGCGTGCTCATTGACAAGGAGCGCGTCCACCCGGCAATGCCGAAGAAGGTCGAAGACGCAAAGATCCTCCTCCTCAACGCCGCGGTCGAGTTCAAGAAGACCGAAGTCGACGCCGAGATCAACATCACGAGCCCTGACCAGCTCCAGATGTTCCTCGACGAGGAAGAGCGGATGATCCGGAACATCGTCGACAAGATCGTCGCCTCCGGTGCGAACGTCCTCTTCTGCCAGAAGGGCATCGACGACATCGCCCAGCACTACCTTGCGAAGGCCGGTGTCTTTGCCGCTCGCCGCGTGAAGAAGTCCGACATGGAGAAGCTCTCCCGTGCAACCGGTGCGAACCTTGTCTCCTCCATCGACGCCATCACTCCCGATGAACTCGGCTTTGCCGGTATCGTCGAGGAGAGGAAGGTCTCTGGCGAAGACATGACCTTCGTCGAGCAGTGCAAGAACCCGAAGGCGGTTTCCATCATCATTAAGGGTGGCACCGAGCACGTCGTCGACGAGCTTGACCGCGCTATGGAGGACGCCCTTCGTGTCGTCGAAGTCGCCCTCAGCGACAAGAAGTTCGTCGCCGGCGGCGGCTCCCCCGAGGTCGAACTCTCCCTGCGGCTCCGCGAGTACGCCGCGACCGTCGGTGGCAGGGCCCAGCTCGCCATCGAGGCCTTTGCAAGCGCTCTTGAGATCATCCCGAGAACCCTTGCCGAGAACGCAGGTCTCGACCCGATTGACATCCTTGTCGAACTGCGTGCGGCCCATGAGAAGGGCCAGAAGACCGCGGGCCTCGATGTCTACTCCGGCAAGGCCGGCGACATGCTCGCCCTTGGCGTTGTCGAACCCCTGCGGGTGAAGACCCAGGCCCTCAACTCGGCCGCAGAGGCTGCCATCATGATCCTCAGGATTGACGACGTCATCGCCTCCTCCAAGTCTGCCGGCCCCTCCCCGGAGGAAATGGCAGCAATGGGCGGCGGCATGGGCGGCATGGGCGGCATGCCCCCGATGTAA
- a CDS encoding transcriptional regulator has protein sequence MSQERLLDMVISVMLTAGYEVSERCSLRPRSFDLIAGKRGVLLVIKVVSHIDSVSEEISCDLDAIARHLGASPLIIGERARDADLERGTVYVRYGIYAISPATLYDFLVESVPPLIYAQPGGLYVNINGDMLKGLRERSQLSLGDLARHLGVSRRTISKYEDGMSTTLDVAIQLEELFDEAVVEAIDLLSYIPSPPEARGPEAAPFPADFERMGIEIHQMRRAPFQALAVIQEERILTCFGTAQKTVKRAALIGNISQVAGAYAMCVISDYTKKKRIGRTLVIGEEQLRTLEDGSDLIEMIHQ, from the coding sequence ATGTCACAGGAACGTCTCCTCGATATGGTCATCAGCGTCATGCTGACGGCAGGCTATGAGGTCTCCGAGCGGTGCAGCCTCCGCCCTCGCTCTTTCGATCTCATTGCAGGAAAAAGGGGCGTCCTTCTTGTCATCAAAGTCGTCTCCCACATCGATTCTGTGTCTGAGGAGATCTCCTGTGACCTCGACGCCATCGCCCGTCACCTCGGCGCCTCACCCCTCATTATCGGCGAGAGAGCACGGGACGCCGACCTTGAACGCGGCACCGTCTATGTGCGCTACGGCATCTATGCGATCAGCCCGGCAACCCTGTACGACTTCCTGGTGGAGAGCGTGCCACCCCTCATCTATGCCCAGCCCGGCGGGCTGTACGTGAACATCAACGGGGACATGCTCAAGGGACTCAGGGAGAGGAGCCAGCTCTCCCTCGGCGACCTCGCCCGGCACCTCGGCGTCTCCCGCCGGACGATCAGCAAGTACGAGGACGGGATGTCCACGACCCTGGACGTCGCGATCCAGCTTGAGGAACTCTTCGACGAGGCCGTGGTCGAGGCGATCGACCTCCTCTCCTATATCCCGTCTCCCCCGGAGGCCAGGGGCCCGGAGGCCGCACCATTCCCTGCCGACTTCGAGCGGATGGGCATCGAGATCCACCAGATGCGCCGCGCCCCTTTCCAGGCGCTCGCCGTCATCCAGGAAGAGCGGATCCTGACCTGTTTCGGAACGGCGCAGAAGACGGTCAAGCGCGCTGCTCTCATCGGGAACATATCCCAGGTCGCCGGGGCCTATGCGATGTGCGTCATTTCAGACTACACGAAGAAAAAGAGGATCGGAAGGACCCTTGTTATCGGAGAAGAACAACTGCGTACTCTTGAAGACGGTTCTGACCTCATCGAGATGATCCATCAGTAA